A portion of the Caenorhabditis elegans chromosome III genome contains these proteins:
- the mxl-2 gene encoding Max-like protein homolog 2 (Confirmed by transcript evidence) — MSRSRSAAASSSQKPDDMDLMSPDGSASSPSAPNTPATNSGGFSSDRKKATHLRCERQRREAINSGYSDLKDLIPQTTTSLGCKTTNAAILFRACDFMSQLKTDISDADKQLAQLNAQAAALEMIASEYEQMASSVPDAGQSTIQVKMLQLLLDDCFTSFSSQVDFTTYATITRTLLSWVESLAPNAEPFKSTAGKMVTMPFTSP; from the exons ATGTCTCGAAGCCGTTCCGCAGCTGCCAGCTCCTCTCAAAAGCCGGACGATATGGACCTAATGTCGCCGGACGGCTCGGCGAGCTCCCCATCGGCCCCAAACACGCCAGCGACGAATTCCGGCGGATTTAGCTCGGATAGAAAGAAGGCGACGCACTTGAGGTGTGAACGGCAGCGAAGAGAAGCTATAAAT agcGGATACAGTGATTTAAAGGATTTAATTCCTCAGACAACGACTTCGCTGGGATGTAAAACTACAAACGCCGCGATTTTATTCAG agCCTGCGACTTCATGTCCCAACTGAAAACCGACATCTCCGACGCCGACAAGCAACTGGCCCAGCTCAACGCACAAGCGGCCGCACTGGAAATGATTGCCTCAGAGTACGAGCAGATGGCTTCTTCGGTTCCTGACGCCGGCCAGTCCACGATTCAAGTCAAAATG CTCCAACTTCTCCTCGACGACTGCTTCACCTCGTTCTCCTCCCAAGTGGACTTCACCACGTACGCAACGATCACCAGAACGCTCCTGTCGTGGGTGGAGAGCCTGGCGCCAAATGCGGAGCCATTCAAGTCGACAGCCGGAAAAATGGTCACAATGCCCTTCACTTCGCCATAG
- the ubc-20 gene encoding UBC core domain-containing protein (Partially confirmed by transcript evidence): MSNIAFNRLQRECKEVVTNSEISETGIMIEILNENLTEIKGHIRGPPDTPYAGGMFDLDIKIPDQYPFSPPNVKFSTKIWHPNVSSQTGVICLDILKDQWAASLTLRTVLLSIQALMCTPEPKDPQDAVVAKQYMEKPAVFKATAEYWTTKFAKGAVKNAGYQALVDKLKDMGVREEEAVSVLSCNNWDINRSTVYIFS; encoded by the exons ATGTCGAACATAGCATTCAACAGACTCCAACGAGAATGCAAAGAGGTCGTCACAAACTCGGAAATCAGCGAAACCGGAATTATGATCGAGATATTGAACGAGAATCTCACCGAAATCAAG GGACACATCCGCGGTCCACCAGACACTCCATACGCCGGTGGAATGTTCGATTTGGATATTAAGATTCCAGACCAATATCCATTCTCGCCACCAAAT GTCAAGTTCAGCACAAAAATCTGGCACCCGAATGTCAGCTCGCAGACCGGCGTCATTTGCCTCGATATTCTTAAGGATCAATG GGCCGCTTCGCTGACTCTTCGCACGGTTCTCCTGTCGATTCAGGCGTTGATGTGCACACCGGAGCCCAAGGATCCTCAAGATGCCGTCGTCGCCAAGCAATACATGGAGAAGCCAGCAGTTTTCAAG GCCACCGCCGAGTACTGGACGACAAAATTCGCAAAGGGAGCCGTGAAAAACGCCGGATACCAGGCTCTCGTCGACAAGCTCAAGGATATGGGAGTCCGTGAGGAAGAGGCTGTCAGCGTGCTCAGCTGCAACAATTGGGACATCAATCGCTCGACGGTCTACATTTTCTcttaa
- the cox-17 gene encoding Cytochrome c oxidase copper chaperone (Confirmed by transcript evidence), with product MPAEPQKSTEAGSVAPEKKLKACCACPETKRVRDACIIENGEEKCGKLIEAHKACMRAAGFNI from the exons ATGCCAGCAGAGCCACAAAAATCCACAGAAGCCGGCAGCGTGGCACCGGAGAAGAAGCTGAAAGCGTGCTGCGCGTGTCCTGAAACGAAACGA GTCCGTGACGCTTGCATCATCGAAAACGGCGAGGAGAAGTGCGGAAAACTGATCGAAGCCCATAAAGCCTGCATGCGAGCCGCCGGATTTAatatttaa
- the sec-20 gene encoding Sec20 C-terminal domain-containing protein (Confirmed by transcript evidence), whose amino-acid sequence MDQKTGRQKMEEAEYLHVGLNRIFEIAKEKVEVVRIGNGSNDKKQLANDVREAQKVLRTMQTRISDLKALGKDIPSLNDQKTVKIHVESHEKQMNFLQRKLKEGSEEIRKDIVEEERRSLLMKRDGTMATGNIKIAAPQVRAKALTDLNAKMAELVSGGEQTMTTLAHSSSVLGNTHSEYDNQKALIGTSSKLLSKYEQREITEKFLLFFCFLFYCAVCLYILQKRVFPWFKIF is encoded by the exons ATGGATCAAAAAACGGGCcggcaaaaaatggaagaggCCGAGTACCTCCACGTGGGCCTCAATAGAATATTCGAAATTGCCAAGGAGAAGGTGGAAGTTGTCAGAATTGG aaatggCTCAAATGACAAGAAACAGCTAGCGAATGACGTCAGAGAGGCACAGAAGGTGCTCAGAACTATGCAAACTCGAATTTCAGACCTAAAAGCCCTCGGCAAAGAT attccATCGCTAAACGACCAAAAAACCGTgaaaatccacgtggaaagccacgaaaaacaaatgaatttTCTGCAGAGAAAGTTGAAAGAGGGATCCGAAGAAATTCGAAAGGAtattg tcgagGAAGAACGGAGATCACTGCTGATGAAGCGAGATGGGACTATGGCAActggaaatattaaaattgcgGCTCCACAAGTG cgcGCAAAAGCCCTAACAGATCTCAACGCAAAAATGGCGGAGCTCGTGAGCGGCGGAGAGCAGACAATGACGACGCTGGCACATTCTTCGTCAGTTTTAGGGAATACACATTCCGAATATGACAATCAAAAGGCACTTATTGGG aCGAGCAGCAAGCTTCTCTCCAAGTACGAACAACGCGAAATCACCGAAAAAttccttttatttttctgcttCTTATTCTACTGTGCCGTTTGTCTGTATATACTGCAAAAACGGGTTTTCCCGTGGTTtaagatattttga
- the F40G9.17 gene encoding 26S proteasome non-ATPase regulatory subunit 10 (Confirmed by transcript evidence) → MTTQDAQEKSINMVELVHELAELLREAKDDEAKRLLTRYPKLVGYTDDSGRSTIHFAAVGGSLPLLQFAILNDPEMAHKTDDLGWTPLMIASSAGRVDVVRYLLTLPDVDVKHTNSNKQTSLHYACSKNHVEIVKLLIEADPNIINLPDKFGATALHRAASRGNDVIVRALVSTGKCSLDRQDGEGNTALHLACDENRGDVAILLVNRGADMKMLNKEKQTPLEMLKDPELRQKLLNLKK, encoded by the exons atgacaACTCAAGACGCCcaggaaaaatcaatcaatatgGTTGAGCTGGTTCATGAGCTCGCCGAGCTTCTCCGCGAGGCTAAAGATGAT gAAGCCAAACGTCTTCTAACTCGCTATCCGAAGCTTGTAGGCTACACAGACGATTCGGGAAGATCCACGATTCATTTTGCAGCTGTTGGAGGAAGTTTGCCGCTTCTACAGTTTGCGATCCTTAATGATCCAGAAATGGCTCATAAGACGGATGAT ctcggcTGGACCCCTCTGATGATTGCCAGTTCGGCAGGTCGTGTCGACGTGGTCAGGTACTTGCTGACGCTTCCGGATGTTGATGTGAAGCATACTAATAGTAATAAGCAGACGAGTCTTCACTATGCGTGCAGCAAAAACCACGTTGAA ATCGTCAAATTGCTCATCGAAGCCGACCCAAACATTATCAATTTGCCAGACAAATTCGGAGCAACTGCGCTCCACCGAGCCGCAAGTCGTGGAAATGACGTCATCGTCCGGGCGCTGGTCTCGACTGGAAAATGTAGTTTGGATCGGCAGGATGGAGAGGGAAATACGGCATT ACACCTCGCGTGTGACGAAAACCGTGGTGACGTGGCAATTCTGCTGGTGAATCGTGGAGCCGATATGAAAATGCTCAACAAGGAGAAGCAGACACCACTGGAAATGCTTAAAGACCCAGAGCTCcgtcaaaaacttttaaatttgaagaaataa